A single genomic interval of Rhizobium binae harbors:
- a CDS encoding LysR family transcriptional regulator encodes MATAIDHLDWDDLKLFLIVVRCKSMTGAARELKVSHSTVSRRLARLEYTVGGALVERTKDGLLLTPAGLVTMRRAEEIENGVNALRSDVSNRDEIRGTVRLATMEGIATLYLSERLVELSSRYPDLDLELVTSPQTVRVARREADLFLSFFKPHGTSLDSQLIGRFKTGLFASQAYLERNGVPSQAADLSEHRFVGYIEELIQLESVLWLEELVPTPKIAFSSNSMMSQMFAASAGAGIVALPEFALSLNLGLVPVLDELSGEREIWMSAHQDLAYLPRVRAVKQFVKELVRRDEQRLLRNSPWSS; translated from the coding sequence ATGGCGACTGCAATCGATCATCTTGATTGGGACGATCTCAAACTCTTCCTAATCGTCGTCCGGTGCAAGAGCATGACCGGCGCCGCTCGCGAACTAAAAGTCAGCCACTCCACCGTATCTCGTCGACTTGCTCGTCTGGAATATACGGTTGGCGGCGCACTCGTCGAACGGACCAAGGACGGACTTCTGCTGACACCGGCCGGCCTAGTTACAATGCGGCGAGCGGAGGAAATCGAGAACGGCGTGAATGCTCTTCGCAGCGACGTAAGCAATCGTGACGAAATACGCGGCACAGTCAGATTGGCCACCATGGAAGGCATCGCAACGCTTTATCTCTCCGAGCGCCTCGTTGAACTCAGTAGCCGGTACCCTGATCTAGACCTCGAGCTTGTAACATCGCCGCAAACGGTTCGGGTCGCTCGCCGGGAAGCTGATTTATTCCTAAGCTTCTTCAAGCCCCATGGAACTTCTCTCGACAGTCAGCTGATCGGACGTTTCAAGACTGGGTTGTTCGCTTCGCAGGCTTATCTTGAGCGAAATGGCGTTCCCTCTCAGGCGGCGGACCTTAGCGAGCACCGCTTTGTTGGCTATATCGAGGAGCTGATTCAGCTAGAAAGCGTGCTCTGGCTAGAGGAACTTGTACCCACCCCAAAAATTGCGTTCAGCTCAAATAGCATGATGTCGCAGATGTTCGCGGCGTCTGCGGGCGCAGGAATCGTAGCGCTTCCCGAATTCGCACTTAGTCTAAACCTGGGTCTCGTTCCAGTGCTCGACGAACTGAGCGGCGAGCGCGAGATCTGGATGTCAGCACACCAAGATCTAGCTTATCTTCCAAGAGTGAGAGCCGTAAAGCAATTCGTGAAAGAGCTGGTTCGTCGAGACGAACAACGCCTTCTGAGAAACTCACCTTGGTCTTCGTGA